A genomic stretch from Deltaproteobacteria bacterium includes:
- a CDS encoding type II toxin-antitoxin system RelE/ParE family toxin: MKIYQSRSFEKKVKKMSKSEKDSLDREIKRIAENPGIGEEKKGDLKGVFVHKFKLKTIQFLLAYRKANGDLELVMAGPHENYYRDLKQHLKNR; this comes from the coding sequence ATGAAAATCTACCAGTCAAGGTCATTTGAAAAAAAAGTAAAGAAGATGTCGAAGTCCGAAAAGGACTCATTGGATCGGGAAATAAAACGAATAGCGGAAAATCCGGGCATTGGGGAAGAAAAGAAAGGCGACCTGAAAGGCGTATTCGTACACAAGTTCAAACTCAAGACAATCCAGTTTCTACTTGCCTATCGGAAAGCTAATGGGGATTTAGAACTTGTTATGGCCGGGCCTCATGAAAATTATTATCGAGACTTGAAACAACATTTGAAGAACCGATAG